DNA sequence from the Malus sylvestris chromosome 10, drMalSylv7.2, whole genome shotgun sequence genome:
AATTAAGGAGCGGTCCACAAATGTTTAAACTtaaggaggtggattgtctaccctcccatttccatactctccCCATCTCCTCCTGTgttgtgtggtcatggttaagctacgtcaacactttatatttttattatttttataaaaaaatatataaaatattgatatgacttaaccatgaccacacaaacagaaaatgatggaaagagtatgaaaataggagggcagacaatccacctcctaaACTTAACCCCATAAATATTTACAGCTTATCACTTAAGTCTCTGGATCATGATTACTTTATTTGATACGTGGGACACTATACGTGGATGTTCTCTCCACAAGGCAACAAGAGTGGGGCCATCCTTGCGCACCCAGTCAACAATCCACCGTCGATCGCTCCTTGTCTAAATCCGACGGCTCAAGTCCCATCACAAAATACGCGtccctccttctccttctctcccCATGCATTAATTCAGTCAACAATCCAATGTCGATCACTCCTCGTCTAAATCCGACGGCTCAAGTCCCATCACAAAATACGCGcccctccctctccttctctatATATTCCCCCCATGCATTAATTTAGTTTCTCTCAAACGACCACCTCTCAGTGCTCACATCACATCTCCAGTTCTCACTCACTCTCACTCGTTCTTAAACAGTCACCGCTGTTAACTAATCAAAATTAAACTTGATTAAGATCTTACTTAATAAAAAATGTCTTGGTTAGCTTCTCTGAAGATTGTCCTGATTTTGAGCGGCTTTGTGGCGTGGGCTCTGGCCATGAAGATCTCCGTTCCGATGGCGGCGGAGTTCGTAGCCTCTAACTTTTCGGTCATGTGCTCCTCATTCCGATTCTTGCTCCGCCCTCCGTACCTCTACGTCCTCGTCAacggcatcatcatcaccatcgcCGCTTCCTCCAGATTCGACGGCCACCGCAGGTCGCCTCAGCCGAAGCTTCAACCGGAGTCGGAGGTGAGCGTTTCGGATCCGGCGGTGGTTTACGCGCCGATGTATCGAGAGCCGAAGGTTCATAAGCTGACGTCTGCGGTTGTGATCAAACCGGGGTCGGAGGCGGTTTACCAACCGAGGTATCCAGAGCCGGAGGTTGTTCATGAGCCGACGTCTGCGTTTGTGAGCAATGGCTACGTAGAAGAAGCAAAGCCTGCGGTGGCTGAGAATAAAGATGATCGCGAATACGAAGATAAGCTTGTGATCTCGCCGCCGAAGAGTATGGTGGAGTCCGATGATATCGCTTTGCCGGTGGAGAAACCTCTAGTTTCGGCGAGATACAGTCGCCGGAAACCGGCTAGATCCAGTCGCCGTAAACCGGCTAGATCCAGTCCTGAAGgtattttcattttcaatttgatAACCCTAGTTTTGTGTTTAAATAGTATGAGATTGCTTTAGTAAGAAGCACTTTTGCTAGCACAATGCTTTTAGTTATTTATAAACGAAAATGTTTGTGACTATCTAAAAAACATTTTCCAACATTCGCTATCAGGTAATCAAGTAACGGCATAAAAGTTTGGATAATGTCTAATAAGCCCTTTTATATATGACCCGTTGAAAAGTAAAAGGTGCTCTAGCACAAAGGGGTAAAGTAGACATTTAACCCTTTACCGCCAAATTTCACAGGTGGGGAGCCTTTGATAGTGGTGAAGCCAAAGCAGTACGACACGCTGGAGAGCACGTGGAAGGCGATAACGGAAGGTCGGTCGAATACGTTGAGCAGGCGCATGGAGAAGTCCGAGACGTTGCAGAACTGCGGTCGTCAGTTAAACGTTGACTTGACGTCGGCAGGGGACACGCCAGTGATGGCGAAGGCAGAGACGTTTAAGGACCGAAGCAACCAGAAACTGAGACGTGCAGCCGCCGTGGATGGAAGTGGAGGGAGGCTGAGGAAAGAGCCGTCACTGAGTCAGGACGAGTTGAACCGCCGAGTGGAAGAGTTCATAAACAAGTTCAATGAGGAAATGAGGCTGCAGAGACAAGAGTCTCTGAATCAGTACATGAAAATGGTCAACCGTGGAAGCCATTGATGCACATATTTGCTCAAACTTTTTTCTTCCCCCCAATAATttaataggtttttttttttaaatattagatTGGaattaattttaacaaaaagaaaaagataaagataaacaaaattacaattagggtttaattgggactgtttttgtttttcgtcATGGGGAAGGAAATACGTGTGGGTCTGTAAAGCAAGAAACCTTTTTATCTTGTTCGTTCTTTTTCGTTCTTTTTTACTGTAAAGGAAAGTTCGAAATTTTAAAAGAGTGTACTTTAATGTAAGCTTTTTGTTATGTCATGATTTTGACTTCACTGAATGATTGAGTTTTGAGTTTTTCTTAGGACAAGGCGATATTTACTTTTCATATGCAACAAAGGATAGGGGTAATCCAACTCAAGAGTTCGTAAATGTTTTCACCAATTGCGGATTTAGGAAA
Encoded proteins:
- the LOC126587032 gene encoding uncharacterized protein LOC126587032; this encodes MSWLASLKIVLILSGFVAWALAMKISVPMAAEFVASNFSVMCSSFRFLLRPPYLYVLVNGIIITIAASSRFDGHRRSPQPKLQPESEVSVSDPAVVYAPMYREPKVHKLTSAVVIKPGSEAVYQPRYPEPEVVHEPTSAFVSNGYVEEAKPAVAENKDDREYEDKLVISPPKSMVESDDIALPVEKPLVSARYSRRKPARSSRRKPARSSPEGGEPLIVVKPKQYDTLESTWKAITEGRSNTLSRRMEKSETLQNCGRQLNVDLTSAGDTPVMAKAETFKDRSNQKLRRAAAVDGSGGRLRKEPSLSQDELNRRVEEFINKFNEEMRLQRQESLNQYMKMVNRGSH